The Paenibacillus amylolyticus genome contains the following window.
TCTCTGTACCATTTACGAATCGACCTCCACCGTCTCTAGTAATTTGCTGATAGACTTCAGCAGATTTGTTAGAATTATATGGAGGCATCCTTGAAAAAGACGCGATTTTGTTTAATAATTTTTCACAATTGGGCATGGTGCGTGATTGATTCTTTGCTTCAGATTAGGTAGCATAATGAACAGGCAAAACGTATTCAAATATGGAAACACCTTGGAGAGGATTCATGCTCCTACCCCGTCTTCAGGAGAGTGAAACTATTGGAATTGCTTGAGAAGATCCAGCATCTGTTTGGATCCTACGGATACAGCGTATTGTTTTTTGGCTTGTTGCTTGAATTCATCGCACTTCCCTTTCCTGGTGAAACAACGATGGCTTACGCAGGGTTTCTCTCTTACAAGGGTCATCTTGACTTCGGAATCCTCACCATACTGGCTTTTCTGGGAACGACGATTGGCATGACCATCACTTATTTTATTGGAGCCAAAGCAGGACTGCCTTTTATAACACGGTATGGAAAATGGTTTCTGCTAAAGCAGGACAAGCTCGATAAAACGCAAAAGTGGTTCGCCAAGTATGGGAATGCCTTGATCTTCATCGGTTATTTCATCCCGGGTGTAAGACATTTCACCGGATATTTCGCAGGCATAGCGGCTGTTCCGTTTCGCAAATTCGCTCTCTACGCCTATTCAGGCGCACTGTTCTGGGTTGTACTTTTTCTGGGCATCGGCAAAATATTCGGCCCCCAGTGGAATGCCGTATTCCATCTGGCTCATCAATATGCAGCATATATCGCGGGAGGAATCGGCCTATTGCTCATCGCAGCAGTGCTTTACCGTTATCGCAAAGCATGGGCATCAAGGTCCACCGTATCCAAGCCAACCCCTGTTCGACAAAGACAAAAGTAAATGCGGACAACCGTCCAGCTATAATAAGAAATCAAGGAGTCGCGAATAGTCGCGGCTCCTTTTTTGCATTTTTCTGAAACAGTGCATGGACGATTCATTCTTTTTTGGTTTTTGTGATAATACGAATTCATCCAGGTCATACTAACTTGCAAATATAGGGTGTATAAGGAGGTGAAGGTATGCACGAATCGAAACGGGATCATCACGATCACAGACCAATCTCTCCGGATCTTCGCGAAAATATGGAATACTGCAAGCGCGTGATGGGGAACAGCAACGACTTGATGATGCGCTCTCTTCAGTGTCTACATAAATGGCCTGCCGTCATGTTATATATCGATGGATTGGTGGATATCCAGATTCTGAATCATTCCATCATGGAATCATTATTGCAAAAACAGGATCTCCCTGAATTCTCCGCAGACGATGAACATCTCCGTTACCTTCAGAATGATATTCTGATCGCCAGTAATGTAATGCTGGTGGATGATATCGAGGATGTGCTGAATGCACTTCTTTCGGGATCGGCCATTTTATTGCTTGAAGGGTCAGTAAAAGGATTGAAAATTGGCGCAGCAGGCTGGGAAGATCGATCTGTGGGAGAACCTGTCTCTCAAACCGTCGTTCGTGGACCGATGGAGGGCTTTAATGAAAACTTGCGAACCAACACCTCATTAATACGCAAACGCATTCGTGACCCTCATCTCTGGATCGAAGAAAGAGAGATCGGTCGAGTGACCAAGACCCGGGTAGCTGTGCTCTATCTGGAACACATTGTGGATCAGGAAATCGTGCAGGAACTTCGTCAACGACTCGATGAGATCGACATTGACAGCATCCTGGAGAGTGGCTATATCGAGGAACTGGTACAGGACAAGACAGGCACGATTTTCCCTACAGTCTACAACAGTGAAAGACCGGATACCGTGTCTGCCGCTTTGCTTGAAGGGCGAGTTGCAATCATTGTGGATGGGACACCCTTTGTATTACTTGTTCCCGCTTTGTTCGTTCATTTCTTCCAGTCTCCAGAGGATTATTATCAGCGAGCAGATATCAGTACACTGATCCGAATGATCCGATATCTGGCCTTTTTTATTGCGCTGCTTGCACCCTCCTTTTATATTGCCATTACCACGTTCCATCAGGAGATGCTGCGTATCAACCTGCTGATCAGTTTGGCGGCTCAGCGAGAGGGCGTACCTTTTCCTGCTTTTATTGAAGCCCTCCTGATGGAGCTGACTTACGAGATTCTGCGAGAAGCGGGCATTCGGATACCGAAAACCGTTGGTCAGGCCGTATCCATTGTAGGGACGCTTGTTATTGGTCAAGCTGCGGTTGATGCGGGAGTTGTATCTGCTGCAATGGTCATTATCGTATCCATCACTGCGATATCCAGCTATGTAATCCCGGAAAATGGGCTCTCCATCTCCGTGCGCATATTACGGTTCGTTCTAATGATCCTGGCCGCTGCCTTTGGATTCTATGGCATTCTGATTGTGCTCTTAATTACCGTGACCCACCTCTGCAGCTTACGTTCTTTCGGGGTGTCCTACATGTCTCCTTTTGCACCTTTTATTCAGAAAGACCTGAAAGACACGATCTTTCGTGTACCTTGGTCCCATATGAAAACTCGTCCGCTTTCTACGAGTGCTACAAACGAAGTTAGACAAGCCACCAAAAAACGAAGCGGTAATTTGGTAAGGAGTGCACACCATGAAGAGATGCTTATGCTTAATTTTGTCCTGTGTCATTCTGCTCCCTCTCCTTACCGGATGCTGGGATCGCCAGGAACTGAATGAACTCGGCATTATGCTGGGTCTCGGCGTGGACAAAGATGGAGATATGATTAAAGTCAGTGCTCAGGTGGTTGTACCAAACGAAGTATCTTCCAAGGCTGGGGGAGGGAAAGGTACACCGGTTACACAGTATGAAGCATCGGCCACAACCTTGTTTGAAGCCATTCAGAAATTAACGGAGACCAGTCCACGCCGCATATTCATGGCGCATATCCGCGTGCTGGTATTTGGCGAAGAATATGCCCGCAAAGAAGGAATATATGATGTGATCGAGGCGTTGATGCGTGAACCTACAGTAAGACCCGATTATTACGTTATGGTTGCCAAAAATACCACTGCCTCCAAACTGCTTGATGTTCTCACACCTTTGGACAATATTCCTGCTGAAAAAATGTTTAACTCTCTTGATATCTCTTCCAAAACCTGGTCTCCCACGACTACGGTAACCGGGGATGAGTTAATGGAGTTCATGATATCCCCTGGTATCCAGCCCGTCATTACAGGTGTGGAAATTATAGGGGATAACAAACGAAGTGGCAGCAAAGAGAACATATCTACAATTCGCTCACCAGCTCGCCTCAATACGACGGGACTGAGTGTATTCAGGAAGGATAAACTGATCGGTTGGTTAACGGAGGATGAATCCAAAGGCTACAATTATATCCGAGACAATGTAAAATCAACCATCAGCCACCTGCCTTGTCGAGAGAAGGGCAATGTGACGTTTAAGGCACTCCGCACATCCACAAAAAGAAAAGCTAAAGTGGTCAACGGCAAGCCTGTAATCAGTATTGCTGTCAAACATGTCTCATCCATCGGTGCGGTTGAATGCGGAATCCAGATTGGTTCGATGAAAGTACTCAAAGAACTGGAATCAGATAGTGAAGAGCGGCTGATTGAACTGATGCAGAACTCTGTCAATTCGGTAAAACGCAAATACCATGTTGATATATTTGGTTTTGGACAGGAAGTGTATCATGCAGACCCCAAATTGTTCAAAAAGATGGAAAATGACTGGGACAAACATTTTGAAGAACTGGATGTCAAATATAAAGCCAATGTACAGATTAAACGCGTGGGTACACTGGATGACTCATTTAAAAATCAATTGAAGGAGTGACCCAAGTGTGTTGCTTACACTCTCAGTTATTGTTGTAGCAGTGGTCATCGGCTGGATCGACCTGCCTAAACTCATTCGCCAGAAGGAGTGGAGAGAAACAGCCGTATACAGTGTAATGCTTCTTGCGGCTACAGTCTTCGGTGTCATAGCATCCAATCTGTGGGAATTTCCTAGTCCCCTCTACATCATTATGTGGATTTATGATCCCGTGAACCATTTATTAGCTCGTTTGACTGGAACTTAGGAGATGAGGGAGGGTACATCATGCTAGAAAGGGACGGATCGGGACAAGACAATTATCCACCCTTACATTTTTGTTAGTCGTTGGAGATATGATGCTGATCTACCCTTCCGTTATCACATCCTATGCGAAGCAAGACGCCTGGATATGCGCTCTTATTGGCGTTCCGCTGGGAATGGCGCTTATGGCTCTGATTATAAAATTAGGCAGTATGCATCCGGAGAAAAATCTGGTACAACTTGCTCGAAGTACATTGGGTTTTTGGCCTGGCACCCTGTTTTCCTGCTTCTACCTGTTCTTCTTTTTGATTGGCACAGCTACACATACCCGGGAAGTTGGGGATTTCATGACTTCCCAGATCTTTCAGTACACCCCTATTCGTGTCATCATACTCATATTTGTTATTGCCATCGGCTGGGCTGTGTACCATGGCTTGGAGACTATCGCGAGAACGAGTGAACTGCTCATGCCTATTGCTATATTGTTCATTGTGATACTGGCTTTCTGCCTTCTTCCACAGGTGGACACCAGTAATCTGAAGCCCGTATCAGATACGGGCGTTGTTCCCATAGCGCAAGGTATTCTGGTTAGCATCATCTATCCCATTGGTGAGACTGTTCCAATTTTGATGATCTTGCCCTATGTTGCAAGAAGCCGTCATCTGATGCGTGACATGATTATTTCAGCAGGGCTCGGAAACCTGCTTCTTGCTATTTTAGTTACGATATCCATGCTCGTACTCGGCCCCTTCCTTACCCAACATAATATATACGCTTCGTTTATTTTATCTCAGAAGATTAGCATTGGCGGATTTTTTGAACGAATCGAGGTGATTATGGCTAGTTCCTGGCTCATCTCTACCTACTTCAAAGCGATAATCTACTTATATGCTTTCATCGTTGGATGCGCAGAACTTTTCAAGCTAAAGCAGTTCAAGATGCTCATTCTCCCGTCGGCCTTGCTCGTATATGGAATGGCCAATCTCGTTGCGCCGAGTCTGACGTTTATCATCATCACCATCGTTCCATACTGGGTAGATTGGGACACAACATTAGGTATCATTCTTCCCGGCATCCTGTTTTTGATAGCATTAGTAAAGTCCCGCAGAAAATCCAATTCAATATCCCAACCAACAACGGAAGGATAACTCGGAGGATAATTTGAACATTCATTCATGGAAAGGAGCAGAAGAACATGTTGATACAAGAAAGACTCACTATACGGCAGTTCACACTGCTCACTTTCCTGGTCATGGTTGGAGACATGATTCTGATCTACCCTTCACTCGTTACGGCAATAGGCAAGCAAGACGCATGGTTCTGTTCGCTGCTTGGTCAGCCCATTGGACTTGGGATTATGTGGGTTCTGTATAAGCTCCACCGTACATATCCCCAATTATCTCTCTTTGAAATCTGTACCAAGTTACTTGGCACCTGGGTCGGTTCCGTGCTTTCGGCTGCCTATCTGTTTTATTTCGCCATAGGTGCAGCCATATGTGTTCGTGAGGTCGGTGATTTCATGACCACCCAGATCTATCTTCAGACCCCCATCCGGGTCATGATTCTGATGATCGTCTGTACCTTGGTCTGGGGACTATTACATGGTTTTCGCACGATAGGATTAACCTCAGAACTGTTAACCCCCATCGTTGTCATATTTATAGCTTTTCTCTTTTTGGGGCTAATTCCTCAAACCAAAAGCAGTAATCTTCAACCATACTTTGATATGCCCTTGGTCCGCATCATTGAGTCCACGATCCGAGGAGCATTTACTTCCTTCGGTGAACTCATTGTTCTATCCGTATTTCTCCCATATGTGAAACCCGGTTCCCATTTCAAACGAGACTTTTTGCTGGCTACCTTCTTTGGAGGTTTATTGCTAAGTTTCCTGTTACTGCTCTCCATCATGGTTATGGGAGCAACCTTGACCCAACACAGCATTTACATCTCATATGTACTTTCACAGAAGATTAACATCGGCAATTTTTTTGAGCGAATTGAAGCCGTCATGGCTATTGCGTGGTTAATCTCTACTTATTTTAAAAGTTTGCTGTATCTATTTGCTTTTGTATTGGGAACAGCACAATTATTTCGATTAAAGACATACAAACCTCTGATTCTGCCCTCGTCGTTGTTATTATTTGCACTTGGTATCCTGATTGCTCCGAATGTCATTTTCTATACGGATACAATCATGCCCGCTTGGGTGGATTGGGATATTACCGTCAGCTTCATTATCCCCCTCTTCCTCTTACTGGTTTATCGCATTCGTTTCCGCAACCGCAAAACGATCTCCTCGGATCGTATAACTCCTTAAACATAAGTGGCCGATTAAATGCTGCAATACGACAACAAAAAGGCTGTGCTCCCGGAACTTACCGTGAACACAGCCTTTGATGGTTTGTTGAACATTCTGTCAGGCAGGTCTATATGGCTTTCACTGCTTCAAGGGCAGCCTCAATATGTCCTTTAACCCGAACCTTGGACCAATCCTTGATCAATTTTCCCTCTTCATCAATCAGAAAAGTTGAGCGAACCATACCCATATATTCCTTGCCATACATCTTCTTCAGCTGCCATACACCGTATTGCTCGGCTACAACATGCTCTTCATCCGATAACAAGGTGAACGGCAGTCCATACTTGGCGATAAACTTGTCATGCTGTTTCATCGGATCGGTACTGATCCCGAGAATGACGGTGTTCAGCCCCTCAAATTCAGCATGTCGATCCCGGAAATCACAAGCCTGCTGCGTACAGGACGAGGTCATATCCTTGGGATAAAAATAAAGCAATACCCGCTGGCCACGGTAATCCGACAGCTTCACCGGTTCCCCGTACTGGACGGAAGCTCAAAATCTGGTGCCAATTCGCCTACAGTTAACGTCATATCAGTTCCTCCCTAATTTCGCCCATGAACATTGCGTTGAGGGCATTTATTATGATCCTGCTCCGCGATACCGTTTCACGCCATAATTCCACAAAAGCAAACCCACGGAACCAAACACCAATCCCATCACAGGTGTCAGCAGTGCCATGCGATGCATCTCAGACCTTTCCAGGAACAGTGCCGCTGGATAGATGCCCACGAAGGCAAACGGAATGATCCAGGTTAGCAGCACCTGAATGGCACGGTTATAGATCGTTACCGGATAACGCCCATACCCCTGAATGTTGTACATCAATGGCAGAATACCCGTTGGTGCGTCCGAATAAAAGGACAACGAGGTCAGCGTGGTATAGATGCCTGCATAGATCATGACTGAGCTGAGTGCCAAAATAATCAAGGCAGGGATATGCCACCATTCCAGCACCAGACCAATCTCTGCTCCGCTGAAGATCATGATGATCAAGCCGATAAACGAGCCCACGAGTGCAGGCGGGTCCACATTTTCAAGCAAGATCTGGAACAAATTATGTGCAGGGCGTGTCAGGATACGATCCATCTCGCCTTTGACGATATACCGCTCACTGAATCCCCACAGATTGATAAAACAACTGAAGATGCCGTAAGGCACCATGAAATATCCATAAACAAAGAGTACCTCACTCTCGCTCCAGCCGCCCAGGTTATCCGTATGGCGAAAGACCACAAAGATAAAGATCAGGTTGGTTGCCTGGAACAGCAGATCCGACAGAATCTCCACCCAGAAATCAGCACGGTACGTGAGTCGTGTTTTCATGTAGTTCTTCAAATATTCCCAGATCAGACCCATATAGTACATTCCGTTATCCCCCTTGCACAAACAGACGCTTGCGCGCCTTACGCCAGATCAGCACCATCGGAAGCAGCAACACGGCAAACCAAAACACCTGAATGCCGAGTACATTCCAGATGCCGGTACCTTCCACTCTTCCCGTGAAAACCGAACCGGGCAGATACGTAATGGCCTGAAAAGGCAATACCTTCATCACCGCGGACATCCAGCCTGGATACAGGCTAATCGGGATGATGAGACCGGAGAACAAATCAACCACGACGCGTTTCATGCGCATCATGCCTTCATTGTTTTCCACAAAGAATGCTGCCAGTCCCGTGATCACATTAATCTGGGAATTAATGAGGAAACTGAAGAACAGCATGACGAGAAAGCCAATCCATGCCGACGGAGCCGTAGGCAGCTCAACCGGGAACAGCAGAATGGCAATGATCATCCCCGGAATCATGAGAAGCAGGAAGCGGAAAATGCCTTCACCCAGCCCCTGCATCATTTTGACCATAACGTAATTGATCGGCCGGATGAATTGAATTGCAATGGAGCCATCTCGTATGTCTGCGGCAATCTCCCGGTCCAGGTTGTTGAAGTAAAAAGCACGTGCCATCCAGGATACAGCAATGTAAGTTGTCATCTGTGCTGCCGTAAAGCCGCCAAGTTCACCACTGCTGCCGTAAATGGCTTGCCAGGTAAAGTAATACACGCCGATATTCAGCGTATATATCAAAATGCCGGAGTAATAATTCACCCGGTATGCCAGCATCGTTAGAAAACGGATGCGCATAAAATCAATAAATGCACTATTCATCTCAGGATACACCCACCGCTTCTTTCCCTGATCCCACAATCTCGGGACGCTCGGCGGAACCGGACTGGTAGATACTCCGCACGATCTCATCCGTGTTGATCTCGATAATCTGGATATCGGTAATATCGGCTTGTCCAACGACACGTCCGAGTACATCCGAAACATTCAATTCGAGCGGAATCCATACGGATGCGGACAACTCATTCTCAACGGTCCAACGCACAGGCAAGGCAGCAGTCCATTCCTGCATCTGACTGATGTTATGACCTGAACCAAACTTGAAGCGGATTTCTCTTTCCTTGCCCCACTGGGATTTCAGATGATCCAGACCACCATCATAGATGATGTTGCCGGCATCCAGCATAATCACCCGGGAACACAGGGCCTCAATGTCCTGCAAATCGTGGGTGGTGAGCAGAATCGTCGTTCCATGCTCTTGATTCATGTCTTTCAGAAACTCGCGAATCTCCGACTTCACGACAATATCCAAACCAATGGTTGGCTCGTCCAGAAAAACAATACTCGGGTTGTGCAACAATGCTGCCACCAACTCACAGCGCATGCGCTGACCGAGACTGAGCTTCCGTACCGGGCGGCTTAGCAGATCCTGAAGCTGCAATCGTTCCACCAATTCATCGAGCCGTTTGCGGAAATCGACCTCTCCTACACGATATACTTTGCGCAATAAATGGAAGGATTCGATAACGCCAATATCCCACCACAATTGACTGCGCTGACCAAAAACAACACCAATATTCTGTACAAACTTCTCCCGTTCCTGATACGGAACATATCCACCAACCGATATATGCCCTGAAGTAGGCACCAAAATGCCGGTCAACATCTTGATCGTTGTTGATTTACCGGCACCGTTCTCCCCAATATATCCGCATATTTCGCCCTGCGGAATCTGAAATGAAATATCATTTACAGCCAATACCTCCTGGTATTGACGTGCAAACAGGTCCTGGAACGCGCCCTTCAGCCCACCTCGGCTTTTCTGGACGCTAAACGACTTGCGCAAATCTTTGACATCAATCGCCAGCATGATTATACCTCACTTGGATTTTGTTGAAATTGCTTGTAGCCCAAAAAGAAATTATAATAGTATCAGTCAAAATTCAGCAATACCTGAACTCATTTTTTATTTCATCTCAAATACAAAGGAGAGCTAGCATGACCAGAAAGACGAAGAGAACCATTTGGATTTCTCTTGCCGCCTTCGTGTTGATTATCGGAGGAGCTGCGGCATACTATTTCGGTTCTATTCTCAATCAGTTGGACGGTTTGGCAAAAGACGGTGACGAATCCCCATTCGCCGGTATCGAGAATGTGGAGAAAGTAAATACGCCTGACCCTCCCAAATGGGAAGGCACAGAAACGGTAAATATTCTCGTTATGGGTGTTGATGCGCGAGGATTGAAAAAAGGTGAAGTTCCCCGCTCCGACAGCATGATGGTCGTATCGCTTGACCCTCTAACCAAAAAAATTAATCTGTTCTCCATTCTTCGCGACACATACGTCGATATTGAAGGGTTTGGCAAGGAGCGGATCAACACCGCCATTACCCATGGTCCTAACGCAGCCATGAAAGCTGCCGGCGACCTGCTCGGCATTCCTGTACAGTATTATGTGTATACGGATTTCCAGGGATTCATCAAATTGGTGGATGCCGTTGGCGGTGTCGATTTTGATGTGGAGAAAGACATGCACTATACAAGCAAAGCAGACAATAACGAATACGATATTGATCTCAAAAAAGGATACCAGCATCTGGACGGCGAGACGGCCCTCATGTACGTTCGTTTCCGTCATGATGCGATGTCGGATTTCGCCCGTTCCGAGCGTCAGCGTGAATTGCTGAAAGCTGTAACCGCGAAAATGCAGTCAACGACAACGATTGCCAAACTGCCTGCCATTCTGGAACAGGTGAATCCTTACGTGGATACAAATCTGACACTCTCCGATATGTGGAAGCTTGGTGGACTCGGATACCAGAGCAGCATGAACGGCAGTGAGCAGATTCCACCAATGAACCTGTTGAAAGAAGAACGCACAGCAGGCGGCGCCCAAGTATTGACGGTGACAAATGAAGAAAAATTGAAGCAGCATATTCAGGATATTATTCATCCACCTGCTACAACGGATGACAGTACAACCAGCA
Protein-coding sequences here:
- a CDS encoding spore germination protein, with product MHESKRDHHDHRPISPDLRENMEYCKRVMGNSNDLMMRSLQCLHKWPAVMLYIDGLVDIQILNHSIMESLLQKQDLPEFSADDEHLRYLQNDILIASNVMLVDDIEDVLNALLSGSAILLLEGSVKGLKIGAAGWEDRSVGEPVSQTVVRGPMEGFNENLRTNTSLIRKRIRDPHLWIEEREIGRVTKTRVAVLYLEHIVDQEIVQELRQRLDEIDIDSILESGYIEELVQDKTGTIFPTVYNSERPDTVSAALLEGRVAIIVDGTPFVLLVPALFVHFFQSPEDYYQRADISTLIRMIRYLAFFIALLAPSFYIAITTFHQEMLRINLLISLAAQREGVPFPAFIEALLMELTYEILREAGIRIPKTVGQAVSIVGTLVIGQAAVDAGVVSAAMVIIVSITAISSYVIPENGLSISVRILRFVLMILAAAFGFYGILIVLLITVTHLCSLRSFGVSYMSPFAPFIQKDLKDTIFRVPWSHMKTRPLSTSATNEVRQATKKRSGNLVRSAHHEEMLMLNFVLCHSAPSPYRMLGSPGTE
- a CDS encoding endospore germination permease: MLIQERLTIRQFTLLTFLVMVGDMILIYPSLVTAIGKQDAWFCSLLGQPIGLGIMWVLYKLHRTYPQLSLFEICTKLLGTWVGSVLSAAYLFYFAIGAAICVREVGDFMTTQIYLQTPIRVMILMIVCTLVWGLLHGFRTIGLTSELLTPIVVIFIAFLFLGLIPQTKSSNLQPYFDMPLVRIIESTIRGAFTSFGELIVLSVFLPYVKPGSHFKRDFLLATFFGGLLLSFLLLLSIMVMGATLTQHSIYISYVLSQKINIGNFFERIEAVMAIAWLISTYFKSLLYLFAFVLGTAQLFRLKTYKPLILPSSLLLFALGILIAPNVIFYTDTIMPAWVDWDITVSFIIPLFLLLVYRIRFRNRKTISSDRITP
- a CDS encoding Ger(x)C family spore germination protein — encoded protein: MKRCLCLILSCVILLPLLTGCWDRQELNELGIMLGLGVDKDGDMIKVSAQVVVPNEVSSKAGGGKGTPVTQYEASATTLFEAIQKLTETSPRRIFMAHIRVLVFGEEYARKEGIYDVIEALMREPTVRPDYYVMVAKNTTASKLLDVLTPLDNIPAEKMFNSLDISSKTWSPTTTVTGDELMEFMISPGIQPVITGVEIIGDNKRSGSKENISTIRSPARLNTTGLSVFRKDKLIGWLTEDESKGYNYIRDNVKSTISHLPCREKGNVTFKALRTSTKRKAKVVNGKPVISIAVKHVSSIGAVECGIQIGSMKVLKELESDSEERLIELMQNSVNSVKRKYHVDIFGFGQEVYHADPKLFKKMENDWDKHFEELDVKYKANVQIKRVGTLDDSFKNQLKE
- a CDS encoding endospore germination permease — translated: MGTRQLSTLTFLLVVGDMMLIYPSVITSYAKQDAWICALIGVPLGMALMALIIKLGSMHPEKNLVQLARSTLGFWPGTLFSCFYLFFFLIGTATHTREVGDFMTSQIFQYTPIRVIILIFVIAIGWAVYHGLETIARTSELLMPIAILFIVILAFCLLPQVDTSNLKPVSDTGVVPIAQGILVSIIYPIGETVPILMILPYVARSRHLMRDMIISAGLGNLLLAILVTISMLVLGPFLTQHNIYASFILSQKISIGGFFERIEVIMASSWLISTYFKAIIYLYAFIVGCAELFKLKQFKMLILPSALLVYGMANLVAPSLTFIIITIVPYWVDWDTTLGIILPGILFLIALVKSRRKSNSISQPTTEG
- a CDS encoding DedA family protein, with product MELLEKIQHLFGSYGYSVLFFGLLLEFIALPFPGETTMAYAGFLSYKGHLDFGILTILAFLGTTIGMTITYFIGAKAGLPFITRYGKWFLLKQDKLDKTQKWFAKYGNALIFIGYFIPGVRHFTGYFAGIAAVPFRKFALYAYSGALFWVVLFLGIGKIFGPQWNAVFHLAHQYAAYIAGGIGLLLIAAVLYRYRKAWASRSTVSKPTPVRQRQK
- a CDS encoding ABC-2 family transporter protein, yielding MYYMGLIWEYLKNYMKTRLTYRADFWVEILSDLLFQATNLIFIFVVFRHTDNLGGWSESEVLFVYGYFMVPYGIFSCFINLWGFSERYIVKGEMDRILTRPAHNLFQILLENVDPPALVGSFIGLIIMIFSGAEIGLVLEWWHIPALIILALSSVMIYAGIYTTLTSLSFYSDAPTGILPLMYNIQGYGRYPVTIYNRAIQVLLTWIIPFAFVGIYPAALFLERSEMHRMALLTPVMGLVFGSVGLLLWNYGVKRYRGAGS
- a CDS encoding ABC-2 family transporter protein, translated to MNSAFIDFMRIRFLTMLAYRVNYYSGILIYTLNIGVYYFTWQAIYGSSGELGGFTAAQMTTYIAVSWMARAFYFNNLDREIAADIRDGSIAIQFIRPINYVMVKMMQGLGEGIFRFLLLMIPGMIIAILLFPVELPTAPSAWIGFLVMLFFSFLINSQINVITGLAAFFVENNEGMMRMKRVVVDLFSGLIIPISLYPGWMSAVMKVLPFQAITYLPGSVFTGRVEGTGIWNVLGIQVFWFAVLLLPMVLIWRKARKRLFVQGG
- a CDS encoding ATP-binding cassette domain-containing protein, with protein sequence MLAIDVKDLRKSFSVQKSRGGLKGAFQDLFARQYQEVLAVNDISFQIPQGEICGYIGENGAGKSTTIKMLTGILVPTSGHISVGGYVPYQEREKFVQNIGVVFGQRSQLWWDIGVIESFHLLRKVYRVGEVDFRKRLDELVERLQLQDLLSRPVRKLSLGQRMRCELVAALLHNPSIVFLDEPTIGLDIVVKSEIREFLKDMNQEHGTTILLTTHDLQDIEALCSRVIMLDAGNIIYDGGLDHLKSQWGKEREIRFKFGSGHNISQMQEWTAALPVRWTVENELSASVWIPLELNVSDVLGRVVGQADITDIQIIEINTDEIVRSIYQSGSAERPEIVGSGKEAVGVS
- a CDS encoding LCP family protein, producing MTRKTKRTIWISLAAFVLIIGGAAAYYFGSILNQLDGLAKDGDESPFAGIENVEKVNTPDPPKWEGTETVNILVMGVDARGLKKGEVPRSDSMMVVSLDPLTKKINLFSILRDTYVDIEGFGKERINTAITHGPNAAMKAAGDLLGIPVQYYVYTDFQGFIKLVDAVGGVDFDVEKDMHYTSKADNNEYDIDLKKGYQHLDGETALMYVRFRHDAMSDFARSERQRELLKAVTAKMQSTTTIAKLPAILEQVNPYVDTNLTLSDMWKLGGLGYQSSMNGSEQIPPMNLLKEERTAGGAQVLTVTNEEKLKQHIQDIIHPPATTDDSTTSTEDKTASGDDQKSEQPAQ